The following proteins come from a genomic window of Alosa alosa isolate M-15738 ecotype Scorff River chromosome 2, AALO_Geno_1.1, whole genome shotgun sequence:
- the LOC125291355 gene encoding ERV-BabFcenv provirus ancestral Env polyprotein-like, which yields MSPRMLFCCAVILCHLVIVTDTLYDSHHDVHKDNTFLKTAHGLAQAKRKHSCWVCGLMPSASEVYPYIAIPFTIPEYVAAFNSTTNGSPDDIFPNPPWARGPPTKLKLSYAPRGVVCWVADKSGRSVVGQSICPYEVQVGQTEVSIEQSGEVVLIPLPPMMRVPGGTPGSTVVTNALAPVRGSMFVCGQYAYSYLPPNWQGSCYLSYVVPAVRIVGREHLVGESTSIHPRTKRDAFGGHSTVATPTQRFFAALIPAYGLTVALDEIRDLVHIVDVVANDTARALSDINRELYAVRQVALQNRLCLDVVLASKGGACALIGQECCTYVPDSTGNVSNYIKDIYAHVQQLKRDNGSWSLGGWLSSWGGPLFAQIVQFIMPLLIPIFVIYLAIQVVLCIIKRATTTNPRLAPVRVPPAQPRDEPRMWV from the coding sequence ATGTCACCGagaatgttgttttgttgtgctgTTATCCTGTGTCACCTGGTTATTGTTACTGATACTCTGTATGACAGCCATCATGATGTGCACAAGGACAACACTTTTCTGAAGACGGCTCATGGGTTAGCCCAGGCCAAGCGTAAGCATTCGTGTTGGGTATGCGGGTTAATGCCATCTGCCTCTGAAGTGTATCCTTACATAGCCATCCCCTTTACCATCCCAGAGTATGTAGCAGCCTTTAACAGTACTACAAATGGTTCCCCTGATGACATCTTTCCCAATCCTCCATGGGCCAGAGGGCCCCCTACTAAGCTTAAATTGAGTTATGCCCCACGTGGTGTGGTCTGTTGGGTGGCCGACAAGAGTGGACGGTCGGTGGTAGGTCAGAGCATCTGCCCATATGAAGTTCAGGTTGGACAGACTGAGGTTTCCATTGAACAGTCAGGTGAAGTGGTCCTTATTCCCCTTCCCCCGATGATGCGTGTTCCAGGTGGGACGCCAGGAAGCACGGTCGTCACTAATGCACTAGCCCCTGTACGTggttccatgtttgtgtgtggacagtaTGCATATTCCTATCTTCCCCCTAATTGGCAAGGCTCTTGTTATTTATCTTATGTTGTTCCAGCTGTGAGGATTGTGGGGAGGGAACATTTGGTGGGTGAGTCAACATCCATACACCCTAGGACTAAGCGTGACGCTTTTGGGGGTCACAGTACTGTTGCAACCCCGACACAGAGATTCTTTGCCGCTTTAATTCCAGCTTATGGCCTAACTGTGGCGCTTGATGAGATTAGAGATCTGGTACACATTGTTGATGTAGTAGCTAATGACACTGCACGTGCTCTTTCAGACATTAACCGAGAACTGTATGCAGTAAGACAGGTTGCCCTTCAGAATAGACTCTGCCTGGACGTGGTTTTGGCCAGTAAGGGAGGTGCTtgtgctctgattggacaggaATGCTGTACTTATGTGCCTGACTCGACCGGTAATGTCTCCAATTACATCAAAGATATTTACGCCCACGTGCAGCAGCTTAAGCGGGATAATGGTAGCTGGTCCCTGGGAGGTTGGTTGAGTAGCTGGGGTGGGCCCCTGTTTGCTCAGATTGTCCAGTTCATTATGCCCCTGCTCATTCCCATCTTTGTCATCTACTTAGCAATCCAAGTGGTGTTGTGTATCATTAAGCGTGCCACCACTACCAATCCAAGATTGGCCCCTGTTAGAGTACCTCCTGCCCAGCCTCGGGATGAACCGAGGATGTGGGTTTGA